A genomic stretch from Kribbella amoyensis includes:
- a CDS encoding GAF domain-containing protein, with amino-acid sequence MDPPEQARRLSELYDEVLGGGRVPGVPRPLVAESWQRSLAALVDPELDAPPVVVSGDRLEELRSGHPLYAVLPILRQTLTTIADEASHIMIVTDAQGLILWREGAAEVRRQADRIALSEGAVWAEDAIGTNGMGTALAADQPVQIHSAEHLVRRIHAWTCAAAPVHDPDTGKLLGAVDVSGPLRTVHPAMMALVTAAAKLAEGQLRVRMAAADEVLRARNMRHLIALGDAPGALLTPTGRVLAVQPLAWLPDRLNVPPGTDRIDLGDGREGVVEQLDEGFLLRIPGAARRRRASLRLKLLGSGQPIAVVGGREIALTLRRAEVLALLLLHPAGLTAEQLMLQLYGDEGNPTTVRAEMHRLRNLLGDGVLDTKPYRIVADVSGDVTDVQRAVRTGDLARALDQYSGPLLGRSDAPALRAERDELDVTLRGAVLDSGDSDLLWRYADTSVGAEDLEVFESLAHWLPADDPRRAAVTARLRRLTD; translated from the coding sequence GTGGACCCACCGGAGCAGGCCCGCCGGCTCAGTGAGCTGTACGACGAGGTGCTCGGCGGTGGCCGGGTGCCCGGCGTGCCACGCCCACTCGTCGCGGAGTCCTGGCAACGGTCCCTCGCGGCGCTGGTCGATCCCGAGCTGGACGCGCCGCCGGTGGTGGTGTCCGGCGATCGGCTGGAGGAGCTGCGGTCCGGCCACCCGCTGTACGCCGTGTTGCCGATCCTGCGGCAGACGCTGACCACGATCGCCGACGAGGCGTCGCACATCATGATCGTCACCGACGCGCAGGGGCTGATCCTCTGGCGCGAGGGTGCCGCCGAGGTCCGCCGGCAGGCCGACCGGATCGCCCTGTCCGAGGGCGCGGTCTGGGCCGAGGACGCGATCGGGACCAACGGGATGGGGACCGCGCTGGCGGCCGACCAGCCGGTCCAGATCCACTCGGCCGAGCACCTGGTCCGCCGGATCCACGCGTGGACGTGTGCGGCCGCGCCTGTCCACGACCCGGACACCGGCAAGCTGCTCGGCGCCGTCGACGTCTCCGGCCCGCTGCGGACCGTGCATCCGGCGATGATGGCGCTGGTGACCGCGGCGGCCAAGCTCGCCGAGGGTCAGCTCCGGGTCCGGATGGCCGCGGCCGACGAGGTGCTGCGGGCCCGCAACATGCGGCACCTGATCGCGTTGGGAGACGCCCCGGGCGCCTTGCTGACGCCGACCGGCCGGGTCCTCGCGGTCCAGCCGCTGGCCTGGTTGCCGGACCGGCTGAACGTCCCGCCCGGTACCGATCGCATCGATCTCGGCGATGGCCGGGAGGGGGTCGTCGAGCAGCTCGACGAGGGCTTCCTGCTGCGCATCCCGGGCGCGGCCCGCCGCCGACGCGCCTCGCTCCGGCTCAAGCTTCTGGGCTCGGGGCAACCGATCGCCGTGGTCGGTGGTCGTGAGATCGCGTTGACGCTGCGCCGGGCCGAGGTCCTCGCGCTGTTGCTGCTGCACCCGGCCGGACTCACCGCCGAGCAGCTGATGCTGCAGCTGTACGGCGACGAGGGCAATCCGACGACGGTCCGCGCGGAGATGCACCGGCTGCGCAACCTGCTCGGCGACGGCGTCCTGGACACCAAGCCGTACCGGATCGTGGCCGACGTCAGCGGTGACGTGACCGACGTCCAGCGCGCCGTCCGTACCGGCGATCTGGCCCGCGCCCTCGACCAGTACAGCGGACCGCTGCTCGGCCGCTCCGACGCCCCGGCCCTGCGCGCCGAACGGGACGAGCTCGACGTCACCCTGCGCGGGGCGGTGCTGGACTCCGGCGACTCCGACCTGCTCTGGCGGTACGCGGACACCTCGGTCGGCGCCGAGGACCTGGAGGTCTTCGAGTCCCTGGCGCACTGGCTGCCCGCCGACGACCCCCGCCGCGCCGCGGTCACGGCCCGGCTGCGGCGCCTCACTGACTGA
- the adh gene encoding aldehyde dehydrogenase — protein MTIYAAPGQAGSPADFKSRYDHYIGGEWVPPAKGGYFENPTPVTGENFTEIARGTSDDVERALDAAHGAAPAWGRTSAAERANILNKIADRIEQNLELLAVAETWDNGKAVRETLAADLPLAVDHFRYFAGALRAQEGSISAVDDDTVAYHFHEPLGVVAQIIPWNFPILMATWKLAPALAAGNAVVLKPAEQTPASIHVLLELIHDLLPPGVLNVVNGFGVEAGKPLASSNRVAKVAFTGETTTGRLIMQYASENIIPVTLELGGKSPNIFFADVASERDAFYDKALEGFTLFALNQGEVCTCPSRALIQSSIYDSFLGDAVARTQAIKQGDPLDTDTMMGAQASNDQFEKILSYIDIGKAEGAKVLTGGEKADLGGALSGGYYITPTIFEGDNKMRIFQEEIFGPVVSVTRFDDYADALKIANDTLYGLGAGVWSRDINTAYRAGREIQAGRVWTNCYHAYPAHAAFGGYKNSGIGRENHKMMLDHYQQTKNLLVSYSPDKLGFF, from the coding sequence ATGACGATCTATGCGGCTCCCGGCCAGGCAGGCAGCCCGGCCGACTTCAAGTCCCGGTACGACCACTACATCGGCGGCGAGTGGGTACCGCCGGCCAAGGGCGGGTACTTCGAGAACCCGACCCCGGTCACCGGCGAGAACTTCACCGAGATCGCGCGCGGCACGTCCGACGACGTCGAGCGCGCCCTCGACGCGGCCCACGGCGCCGCCCCCGCGTGGGGCCGGACCTCGGCGGCCGAACGCGCGAACATCCTGAACAAGATCGCCGACCGGATCGAGCAGAACCTCGAACTGCTCGCCGTGGCGGAGACCTGGGACAACGGCAAGGCCGTCCGCGAGACGCTGGCGGCCGACCTGCCGCTCGCGGTCGACCACTTCCGGTACTTCGCCGGCGCGCTGCGGGCCCAGGAGGGCTCGATCTCGGCCGTCGACGACGACACCGTGGCGTACCACTTCCACGAACCGCTCGGCGTGGTCGCCCAGATCATCCCGTGGAACTTCCCGATCCTGATGGCGACCTGGAAGCTGGCGCCCGCGCTCGCGGCCGGGAACGCGGTCGTGCTCAAGCCGGCCGAGCAGACCCCGGCGTCGATCCACGTCCTGCTCGAACTCATCCACGACCTGCTGCCCCCGGGCGTGCTGAACGTGGTCAACGGGTTCGGCGTCGAGGCCGGCAAACCGCTTGCCTCCAGCAACAGAGTAGCCAAGGTCGCGTTCACCGGTGAGACCACGACCGGCCGGCTGATCATGCAGTACGCGTCGGAGAACATCATCCCGGTGACGCTCGAGCTCGGTGGCAAGAGCCCGAACATCTTCTTCGCCGACGTGGCGAGCGAGCGGGACGCGTTCTACGACAAGGCGCTGGAGGGGTTCACCCTGTTCGCGCTGAACCAGGGCGAGGTGTGTACCTGCCCGTCCCGCGCGCTGATCCAGTCGTCGATCTACGACAGCTTCCTCGGCGACGCGGTGGCGCGGACCCAGGCGATCAAGCAGGGCGACCCGCTCGACACCGACACGATGATGGGCGCGCAGGCCAGCAACGACCAGTTCGAGAAGATCCTGTCGTACATCGACATCGGCAAGGCCGAGGGCGCGAAGGTGCTCACCGGCGGCGAGAAGGCCGATCTCGGCGGCGCGCTGAGCGGCGGGTACTACATCACCCCGACGATCTTCGAGGGCGACAACAAGATGCGGATCTTCCAGGAGGAGATCTTCGGCCCGGTCGTCTCGGTGACCCGGTTCGACGACTACGCCGACGCGCTGAAGATCGCCAACGACACCCTGTACGGGCTCGGTGCCGGGGTCTGGTCGCGTGACATCAACACCGCCTACCGGGCCGGCCGGGAGATCCAGGCCGGCCGGGTCTGGACGAACTGCTACCACGCCTACCCCGCGCACGCGGCGTTCGGCGGGTACAAGAACTCCGGCATCGGCCGGGAGAACCACAAGATGATGCTCGACCACTACCAGCAGACCAAGAACCTGCTGGTCAGCTACTCGCCCGACAAGCTCGGCTTCTTCTGA
- a CDS encoding DUF779 domain-containing protein yields MVDRVSLTDEAAELLRRLTEMHGPLMFHQSGGCCDGSSPMCYPDGEFRTGSADVHLGNLTVDGLAQPIGFWMSASQYEYWKHTHLTVDVVKGRGSGFSVEAPEGVRFLIRSRLFSDEESRELGML; encoded by the coding sequence ATGGTCGACAGGGTGTCCCTCACGGACGAGGCGGCGGAGCTGCTCCGCCGGCTCACCGAGATGCACGGTCCGCTGATGTTCCACCAGTCCGGCGGGTGCTGCGACGGCAGTTCCCCGATGTGTTACCCGGACGGGGAGTTCAGAACGGGGTCGGCGGACGTGCATCTGGGCAACTTGACCGTCGACGGACTGGCGCAGCCGATCGGCTTCTGGATGTCGGCGAGCCAGTACGAGTACTGGAAGCACACCCACCTCACCGTCGACGTGGTCAAAGGTCGTGGCAGCGGGTTCTCCGTCGAAGCCCCCGAAGGCGTCCGCTTCCTGATCCGGTCCCGCTTGTTCAGTGATGAAGAGTCCCGAGAACTGGGCATGCTCTGA